The following are from one region of the Flavimobilis soli genome:
- a CDS encoding transglutaminase domain-containing protein: MRATEQKVRDVELSGVHTTPPGVRRVIDVTVLGLAIVLALLVLLPVYGTSTVLLPIVGGVLLGALVVLVARERGWSSFVVVGLTLGVYLLLGGALAAPSTTVARVVPSLETLVSLVSGLVAVWKEMLTLEPPIGPVDNLMVAPFVLALGGTVVAGMLGTVAASSWTGWASPGAARGAHRPLASEGATRRAAAVSVIAASIVPGIVLVVSILLGTVEAPYATVVGLGMAVLLTPWVAWRLRSWHPRRIVTLVLMAGVAVASGLVVTPQVAGDAPRTVLRNEIVPPFDPNDHASPLAAWRRYVKDFPEKPLFRVEGLPEGSLVRLATMDAFDGVVWNVADESASSSTGAFRRVGEQIPTNVTGTRAEVAFTIEALDGVWMPMVGQTTSLTFEGRRSREQQRAFRFNDATGGAVLPEGLRAGDRYRAETIVPEVPSDEELASAVAATIAQPELERVPDSVAQRASTIASEAASPALVARAVEATLQQGWFSHGIEAAGDYPSLSGHGAARIDELLTGELMVGDGEQYASAMALMARHLGLPARVVMGFRAPDGATSDAEITGNEIQAWVEIAYERYGWVPYFPTPDESRTPSEETEPQDSEPQPEVVQPPPPPEDPVTPPKEDIENPEVDSDDEIVEDPTDWRLIVTLTLSIAVPVLVVVLPPFLILAAKARRQRRRRTAPAPLDRVTGAWDEVLDAAHDRRELVSRFATRAESARALEASFPGVRVQPLARSADTAVFGPGLPSEADAEALWAQADDVVAGIAAHGTRWQRFRGRISLASLRARAQQRRAERRERDALLRAELLRQGGPVVQTRRSRLAEWRTRRAQKRG; this comes from the coding sequence GTGAGGGCCACGGAGCAGAAGGTCCGCGACGTCGAGCTGTCCGGGGTCCACACGACGCCTCCCGGCGTCCGCCGCGTCATCGACGTCACCGTGCTCGGCCTCGCGATCGTCCTCGCGCTCCTCGTCCTGCTGCCCGTCTACGGCACCTCGACGGTCCTCCTGCCGATCGTCGGCGGTGTCCTGCTCGGCGCTCTCGTCGTGCTCGTCGCACGCGAGCGCGGCTGGTCGTCGTTCGTCGTCGTCGGCCTGACGCTCGGCGTCTACCTCCTCCTCGGCGGGGCGCTCGCCGCGCCGTCGACGACGGTCGCGCGCGTCGTGCCGTCCCTCGAGACGCTCGTGTCGCTCGTCAGCGGCCTCGTCGCCGTGTGGAAGGAGATGCTCACCCTCGAACCGCCGATCGGCCCGGTCGACAACCTCATGGTCGCGCCGTTCGTCCTCGCGCTTGGCGGGACGGTCGTCGCGGGCATGCTCGGCACCGTCGCGGCGTCGTCCTGGACCGGGTGGGCCTCCCCGGGCGCCGCACGCGGCGCTCATCGGCCCCTCGCGAGCGAAGGCGCGACGCGCCGCGCCGCCGCCGTCTCCGTCATCGCCGCGAGCATCGTGCCCGGGATCGTCCTCGTCGTGTCGATCCTGCTCGGCACCGTCGAGGCGCCCTACGCGACCGTCGTCGGCCTCGGCATGGCCGTGCTCCTCACGCCCTGGGTCGCGTGGCGCCTGCGCAGCTGGCACCCCCGCCGCATCGTCACCCTCGTGCTCATGGCGGGCGTCGCCGTCGCCTCAGGGCTCGTCGTGACGCCGCAGGTCGCGGGCGACGCGCCCCGCACCGTGCTCCGCAACGAGATCGTTCCGCCGTTCGACCCGAACGACCACGCGAGCCCGCTCGCCGCCTGGCGCCGCTACGTCAAGGACTTCCCCGAGAAGCCGCTGTTCCGCGTCGAGGGCCTGCCCGAGGGCTCGCTCGTGCGGCTCGCGACGATGGACGCGTTCGACGGCGTCGTCTGGAACGTCGCGGACGAGTCCGCGAGCAGCTCGACCGGCGCGTTCCGCCGCGTCGGCGAGCAGATCCCGACGAACGTCACCGGCACCCGCGCCGAGGTCGCGTTCACGATCGAGGCGCTCGACGGCGTCTGGATGCCGATGGTCGGCCAGACGACGAGCCTGACCTTCGAAGGCCGGCGCAGCCGCGAGCAGCAGCGCGCCTTCCGCTTCAACGACGCGACCGGCGGCGCCGTCCTCCCTGAGGGCCTGCGCGCCGGGGACCGGTACCGCGCCGAGACGATCGTGCCCGAGGTCCCGTCCGACGAGGAGCTCGCGTCCGCGGTCGCCGCGACGATCGCGCAGCCGGAGCTCGAGCGCGTCCCCGACTCGGTCGCGCAGCGCGCCTCCACGATCGCGTCCGAGGCGGCGAGCCCCGCGCTCGTCGCGCGCGCGGTCGAGGCGACCCTGCAGCAGGGCTGGTTCAGCCACGGCATCGAGGCGGCCGGGGACTACCCGTCGCTGTCCGGCCACGGCGCCGCCCGCATCGACGAGCTGCTCACGGGCGAGCTCATGGTCGGCGACGGCGAGCAGTACGCGTCCGCGATGGCGCTCATGGCGCGCCACCTCGGCCTGCCCGCCCGCGTCGTCATGGGCTTCCGGGCTCCCGACGGCGCGACGAGCGACGCCGAGATCACCGGCAACGAGATCCAGGCGTGGGTCGAGATCGCGTACGAGCGGTACGGCTGGGTGCCGTACTTCCCGACGCCCGACGAGTCCCGCACGCCGAGCGAGGAGACGGAGCCGCAGGACTCCGAGCCGCAGCCCGAGGTCGTGCAGCCCCCGCCGCCGCCGGAGGACCCGGTCACGCCGCCCAAGGAGGACATCGAGAACCCCGAGGTCGACTCGGACGACGAGATCGTCGAGGACCCGACCGACTGGCGGCTCATCGTGACGCTCACGCTGTCGATCGCCGTGCCCGTCCTCGTCGTCGTGCTGCCGCCGTTCCTCATCCTCGCGGCGAAGGCGCGTCGCCAGCGGCGGCGGCGTACCGCGCCCGCCCCGCTCGACCGTGTGACGGGGGCGTGGGACGAAGTGCTCGACGCCGCGCACGACCGTCGCGAGCTCGTGTCGCGGTTCGCGACGCGCGCCGAGAGCGCCCGCGCCCTCGAGGCCTCGTTCCCGGGCGTGCGCGTGCAGCCGCTCGCGCGGTCCGCGGACACCGCCGTGTTCGGTCCGGGCCTTCCGTCGGAGGCCGACGCCGAGGCGCTGTGGGCGCAGGCAGACGACGTGGTCGCCGGCATCGCCGCGCACGGCACGAGGTGGCAGCGGTTCCGGGGGCGGATCTCGCTCGCGTCGCTGCGTGCGCGCGCCCAGCAGCGTCGGGCGGAGCGTCGCGAGCGCGACGCGCTCCTGCGCGCCGAGCTGTTGCGCCAGGGCGGGCCGGTCGTGCAGACACGACGTTCGCGGCTCGCCGAGTGGCGGACGCGGCGCGCGCAGAAGCGCGGCTGA